The following coding sequences lie in one Arachis stenosperma cultivar V10309 chromosome 5, arast.V10309.gnm1.PFL2, whole genome shotgun sequence genomic window:
- the LOC130981496 gene encoding uncharacterized protein LOC130981496, translating to MGETGRWANIYPDMLNEIKKRFHSFKDHIPLGLVCKEWNLKLGSSEIPWLILPEETLKASFDEEEEEIYSLMHLPVADEDALETKVLEENGVYHVMLPDMQMLDIFIRGSCYGWLITLTISQGKMQMLNPFTKMHFDLPPLSTFPNIIEYSHEYDEYIMWDFKDKISRLERDRMHRVQIWKVVINSAPNNDNKDFMAVAIYGQLRRLAFYKPNNKRWSWSGLTTDTRFEDIIFFKEKIYAVGFDGQLHKFDTNTESGTVVGGIHAPPPIGYTTSPYKLKYVIGCANGNILMLVRHYASLRGTEKEHKELETMKFEIYELRKGSKKWSRLHSLGNYVVLIGFNSSVQILPTNFLGKGNQIYYTDNLIELKSTDFASTRDMGIFDLKDTSFRRILRDVKFFCPPVWCFHCLSSLM from the coding sequence ATGGGCGAGACGGGTCGATGGGCAAACATCTATCCAGATATGTTGAACGAAATCAAGAAGCGGTTCCATTCATTCAAGGATCACATCCCACTTGGATTGGTTTGCAAAGAATGGAACCTCAAACTTGGAAGCAGCGAAATTCCGTGGTTGATTCTACCTGAAGAAACTTTGAAGGCTAGTTTTgatgaagaggaggaagagatcTACAGTCTCATGCATTTACCTGTTGCTGACGAAGACGCACTTGAGACTAAGGTTCTTGAAGAGAATGGAGTCTACCATGTCATGCTTCCAGATATGCAGATGTTGGACATCTTCATCCGTGGTTCCTGCTATGGATGGCTGATCACCCTAACAATATCCCAAGGTAAGATGCAAATGCTAAATCCATTTACAAAGATGCATTTTGATCTTCCTCCACTGTCAACTTTTCCCAATATAATTGAGTATAGTCATGAATACGATGAATATATTATGTGGGATTTTAAGGACAAAATCTCTCGCCTAGAACGCGATCGTATGCACAGGGTCCAAATTTGGAAGGTTGTCATAAATTCAGCTCCTAACAATGATAACAAAGATTTTATGGCGGTGGCTATATATGGACAGCTCAGAAGATTAGCCTTTTACAAACCTAACAATAAGAGATGGTCATGGTCAGGCTTGACAACAGACACGAGATTTGAAgatatcatattttttaaagagAAAATATATGCAGTAGGCTTTGATGGCCAGCTACACAAATTTGACACCAACACAGAATCAGGGACTGTTGTGGGAGGAATCCATGCCCCACCTCCAATTGGGTATACCACATCCCCTTATAAGCTGAAATATGTAATTGGATGTGCCAATGGAAACATATTGATGTTGGTAAGACATTATGCTTCTTTGAGGGGAACAGAGAAGGAACATAAGGAACTTGAGACCATGAAATTTGAGATCTATGAATTGAGAAAAGGTTCTAAAAAATGGTCAAGATTACATAGTTTAGGAAATTACGTAGTCTTGATCGGATTCAATTCCAGTGTTCAGATATTACCTACCAATTTTCTAGGCAAAGGAAATCAAATTTATTACACGGATAACTTAATAGAGCTGAAATCAACAGACTTCGCTTCTACACGTGACATGGGCATCTTTGACTTGAAGGATACAAGTTTCCGAAGAATATTACGGGATGTCAAGTTTTTCTGTCCTCCTGTTTGGTGCTTTCACTGTCTTTCTTCTTTGATGTAG